The DNA window attgatacgtatgttcctattaccattttcttaattgttttgggtttattattgtaggtcttttccatctcttgtgtttcctgcctagagaagttcctttagcatttgttgtaaagctggtctggtggtgcttaattctcttagcttttgcttgtctgtaaaggttttaatttctctgtcaagcctgaatgagatccttgtttggtagagtaatcttggttgtaggttcttctccttcatcactttaaatatgtcctcccactcccttctggcttgcagagtttctgctgaaagatcagctgttaaccttatggggattctgttgtgtgctgtttgttgtttttcccttgctgcttttaatatttgttctttgtatttaatttttgatagtttgattaatatgtgtcttggtgtgtttctccttggatttatcctgtatgggactccctgtgtttcctggacttgattaactatttcctttcccatattagggaagttttcaactataatctcttcaaatattttctcagtccctttctttttctcttcttcttctgggaccctataattcaaatgttggtgcgtttaatgttgtcccagaggtctctgagactgtcttcagttcttttcattcttttttctttactctgctctgcagtagttatttccactattttatcttccaggtcacttatccattcttctgcctcagttattctgctattgatcccttctagagaatttttaattgcatttattgtgttgttcatcactgtttgtttgctctttagttcccctaggtccttgttaaacgtttcttttattttttccattctatttgcaagattttggatcatctttattatcattattctgaattctttttcaggtagactgcatatttcctcttcatttgttaggtctcgtgggtttttgccttgttccttcatctgctgtgtgtttctctgtcttctcattttgcttaacttactgtatttggagTCTcgttttcgcaggctgcaggttcgtagttcccattgtttttggtatctgtccccagtggctaaggttggttcagtgggttgtgtaggtttcctggtggaggggactagtgcctgtgttcttgtggatgaggctggatcttgtctttctggtgggcacgtccacgtctggtggtgtgttttggtgtgtctgtggccttattatgattttaggcagcctctgtgctaatggatggggttttgttactgtcttgctagttgtttggcatagggtgtccagcactgtagcttgctggtcgtgagtggagctgggtcttggcattgagatggagatctctgggagatttttgccgtttgatattatgtggagctgggaggtctcttgtggaccagtgtcctgaacttggctctccaacttcagtggcacagccctgacaccaggctggagcaccaagagcctgtcctccacacgactggtggtctagtggttaggatctggcactttcactgctgtggcctggtttcaatccctggtggtGGAACTGAGATCCCAAAAGCAGATGAGTGCTTTATTACTGATGATATTAAAGCACAGgaatcaacagccagatgaagagattcaTAGGGTGAGGTTGAGAACAATGAAACTTCAGTCCTCTTGGAGTTTGGAGCCCAGCATGGTGGCATGTAGAGGCATTCTgcttcaccaacctggaagctctctgaaacccattctttcttctttattctgctctgtggtagttatttccactattttatcttccaagtcacttatccattcttctgcctcagttattctgctattgattccttctagggaattttaaatttcatttattgtgttgttcatcattgcttgtttgctctttagttcttctaggtctttgttaaacatttcttatattttctccattctatttccaaaattttggataatatttactatcattactctgaattatttttcaggtagactgcctatttcctcttcatttgtttggtctggtgtgttttcaCCTTGCTCATTcatttgctgtgtatttctctgtcttctcattttgctcaacttactgtgtttgggggtctcctttttgcagggtacaagttcgtagttcctgttgtttttggtgtctgcccccagtgggtaagattgtttcagtgggttgtgtaggcttcctggtggaggggactggtgcctgtgttctggtcgatgaggctggatcttttctttctggtggctAGGGCcgagtccggtggtgtgttttggggtgtctgtggacttagtatgattttaggcagcctctctgctaatgggtgggcctgtgttcctgttttgctagttgtttggcatggggtgtgcAGCACtagagcttgctggtcattgggtagagctgggtcttagcgttgagacagatatctctgggagagctctcactgattgatattatgtggggccaggaggtctttGGTGGTCCAATGTACTATACTCAGCTCTCCCCCCTTACAGCCTCAGGCCTGCCACCCGACTGGAGCACTaaggccctgtcagccacatggcaaTGAATGTGGCAGTCTCCATTATGAAGTCAGATTATGAGGGTCTGCAATAACTGTTCGGGTAGAACAGGCTGACTTGGTAGTACTTTGTCTGTGAGGCTGTCTCCAGCAGCCGATGGCTAAAAGATTAGGTCTCTGCATGTGCTGCCAGaatcttaaatgtttatatagTGATCTTCACTGTTTTCAGTCATGGATTTGGTAGAGATCGTCTCACAaacaccttactctctcaaggtTGTGTGCTTGAAACAGCGCTTAAGTCTGAGGCTCTACAAGCTGCAGGAAGAAGAGACTGCCTGGTGTGGCCTGCAAGCCTTGATTCTTGCCATGAACCATGCTGTTGCCGTTATGGAATCTGGCTTCCCTCACCACTCTGCAGTGAGTTTTCAGTGAAGCTTTTTCTCTGTGCTGATGAGATTCATGCTACCTGAGTTGCCCAAAGCCATAGAGCGCTTAAAAGTTGGGGCTGGCTTACAAACTCAGCAAATCTGGCTCCAAGGTCTGTGTTATGTCACCCAACGAGAGTTGGGAGGCCATGCACCTAAACGCTTCACCCTCGTGAGCCACCTCCTCATACCTGCACCACCACAGGAAGAATCATCTATGCCGTCATGTTTTATACCATGTTGCTTTGggatttattctttttcctaatcTGTGATCAAGCATAGATTTATCTGAGACCAATATTTGTTAACACATTGAATAAAAAagactctaaaatattttcatttctacttgTTAGACTTTGAGGGGAGGTTAAGTGTTGAGTATAAAGAATAATTTTGATCTGAGATAATTTTACTTAATGGGATTCTACATGAATAAATACATTCTTGTCTTCCCAGTTATCAGGTTTTTATGTTTATCCTTGCTAGACTAGAAAGTCAAAACTATTCtatgtttctttgcttttttaccACAGAAGAGACTGTTGGAAATCCTGACTCCAATTTACAATGCTTTTCATGCCTCCCTGACccatatacaatatttttttctaaaggcaGTTTATGTATCACAATTCAATTACCCTGCAACTAAACATGTTTTGATTTAAGTATGGTGGACACCACATGAATCTATAAATAGAGATGAGGATgggtaaggaaaagaaaatgaaaggtgtAGGATTAACTCTGGTTACTTAAGATTATAGTTATCTTGTGTATAAATACAGATAGTGAGTCTTTTGGTATCACTGGTTTGAATCAGCTGAagactgttttcttctttttcttgaatgTCTATGTTGTGGTTGTTCAATGGTGGGGGGGACATGTGAAATAAATTGTCATAATTCACAATTAACTCAATCCCTCTATACTGCATTCAGTAGAACCTCTTTCTCAATCCTCTGTTCAGGTATATtatcttcttttctgcttttttgcaTATACTTATTGCTATATTAATTGGAGTTTGGAGATAGAATTGAGCATTACTACCATGGTAAATCCTAAGTTGTCAGGCTAGAAAtgtacataatttatatttaaaattatttaaaagaattttttgaagATCTGTGATGTATTCCAGAAACACTGAAGCATCCCAGAGAAGGActcaaataatgaaaattaaatggatCCTGAAATTCCAAAGGTCTCCATTTAGTAattaaaatagatacatatatatgaaaaattaaatcataaatatATCTGAATTTCCTTCAagataaccttttaaaaatagcttaatATACCATGAAATTCACATGTTTTATTTGTACAAATTTATATCAAATCTTTTATTTGATAGAGTTGTGTGatcattaccacaatcaagttttaggacattttcatcatccccaaaagataCATCTTACCTGTTTGCAGCCAAATTCCATTCTGTCCCCATCCCAAGGTTATAACTAATATTTTTTctgctgatatatatatatatatatatatatatatatatatatatatttcctttcctagacatttcatataaatggaatttccAATGTGTAGTCCTTTGCACTTGGTTACTaccatttagcataatgtttttgaagatATTTATGTTGTGGTTTGTActatagttcatttcttttattgctgaatagtatttaaTTTTATGGGTATATCAGATTTTGTTTgtccataaatttatttattcataaattgaTAGACAATTGGATAGCTTTcttcttttggctattatgaataatgctactaagaacagtcacataaaaatatttatgtggaTAGTATTCACTTCTCTCTGGTATATTCCTAGAATAAAATTGCTGTGTCATTAGGTAAGTTTATATTTACCATTAAAACAAACTGTGGATCTGTTTTCAAAAGTGACtgcataattttacattttcatcagcAAAATGTGAAGGTTTCAgtctctctgcatcctcaccagcacgtTTCAGTGTCTATCATTTTAGTTATAGTCATTCTAGTGCATGTGAACAGTCatttaattgtggttttaatttgcattcttctAAGCACAAGTGAtgctgaacatattttcatatacctATTAGCCATTTGTCAACCTCTGCATTACCCTATCCAAAGGACTTtattctttgatgaaatgtctgttgaaagagtttgcccatttttaaactgcatgcttcttttattttaattgtaagaGTTAtatgtatattctggatacaaatcccttatcagatatatattttgcaaatatatttttctctgtgtggtGTTCTCTTCATTTTCACAATTGTACCTTTTGAAGTgtatatttctggactctaaATTCTAACCATTGtctatatgtataattatatgccagtgccatactttcttgattactgcaTCATTAAGGTAAGTTTTGCAATCAGAAAGTATAAATCCTCCATCTTTGCCCTCCTTTTTCACAATTATTTTGGCTACTCTAGTTCCTTTTCATAGTCATTTTGTGATTACTTTgtcaatttttacaaaaaaagtttatgaTGAATATATAGATCAGTTTGCTCATAATTGCCTCGTAATAATGTTGAGTCTTACAACACATGAACATGGATGTCTCtttgtttatttagattttctttaatttctctcaacaacGTTTGGTGGTTTTCTGTGAATATGTCTTGCACCTCATTTGTTAAGTTTGATCCTagtttttttattccattaaataaggaattattttctttggttCATTTTTGCATTGTGTGTTCCTACTTGTAGAAGGCAGAATAATGTCcttccaaagatgtccatgtaTCAATCCCAGAAATATGTAAATTGGTTAGGTTACATGAAAAAGGGGAATTAAGGCTGGAGATAAAATTAAGTTTGCTAACCCTGTGCCCTTCAGGTAGagagattattttatattatttaggtGTGACCATGTAATCACAGTGTTCTTAAAAGTGGAAGACAGAATCAGAGTTGGGGAAAGATATACAACTTTCCTGGCTTTGAAGAAGGCGGAGGGGGACCATGAACCAGGAGCTGCTAGAAACTGGTAAAGGCAAGATCTTTCCAACACCTCAAGAAAGGCATACGAGCCTGCATACCCTAGATTCCTATATCCGTGTACCTGAAttcatttacttctcttttcaGGTCTTGGCAGAAAACCTCACCATTGTCACTGAGTGACCTGTTGCTGGGTTTTTCAAGCCTTGGTGAAATTCAGTTTGTCCTCtttgtggttttcctttttctataccTAGTCATCCTCAGTGACAATGTCACTATTGTTAGTGTCATCCTCCTGGATAAAAGCCTCCACACACCAATGTACTTCTTCCTCAGCACTCTCTCAACATTAGAGACCTTCTACACCTTTGTCGTCTTACCCAAGATGTTCATCAATCTCCTTTCTGTGGCCAGGACAATCTCCTTCACCTGTTGTGCCATCCAAATGTTCTTCTTCCTTGGTTTTGCTATTACCAACTGCCTGCTACTGGGAGTGATGGGCTATGGTCATTATGCTGCCATTTGTCAACCTCTGCATTACCCTATCCTTATGAGTTGGCAGGTGTGTGGAAAATTGGGAGCCACCTGTGGGATTGGTGGGTTCTTGGCCTCACTAACAGTAGTGTATTTAGTTTTCAGCCTTCCTTTCTGTAGTGCCAACAAAGTCAACCATTATTTCTGTGACATCTCACCAGTCATTCATCTGGCTTGCACAAATACAGATGTTCATGAGTTTGTCATATTCATCTGTGGGGTTCTTGTACTTGTGGTCCCATTTTTATTCATCTGTGTTTCTTATATCTGCATTCTGAGGACTATCCTGAAGAGTCCCTCTGCTGAAGGCAGACAGAAAGCCTTTTCCACCTGTGCCTCTCACCTCACTGTTGTTATTATTCACTGTGGTTGTGCTTCCTACATCTACCTGAGACCAACAGCAAACTATGTGTCGAAAAAGGACAGGCTGGTAATGGTGACATACACTATTGTCACTCCATTATTAAACCCCATGGTATACAGTCTCAGAAACAAGGATGTCCAAGTTGCTATTAGAAAAGTGTTGGGGAAGAAATGATccctaaaattatttaattgaaatattagATTTCAGATTCTGTAATAAACATAGCTCTTCTACTATAAGAATGTATTTCCACATCTTTTtaactgaacatttttattttttgagagtaGTTGGTGCATTTTCATCTCTCAGCTTTTGTACCTCAATTGCAATATAGAAAAGCTCATATTAGTGTCACTTATGTGACACTAATGTCTGCTTTTCCTCTAGAATAAGATGTTATTATGAGGTTTATTGGTAAATATTGAGTTTGGAATGTTATTGTTTGTAAAAATAGTCAAATAGTTGGCCTGACCAGTGTTATGACCATAGTTAATCACCTTAATCACTCTAGTCCACATATTACAACAGACAGCATTTTGAAAGTAATATCCAAACATGAAATTATCCTCATGAACATGAGTGGGAGAAGACTTGCTTATAATTTAAGGAGTTTACAGAATATCTAAACCCATTCATAGACCCAATTCATGATAGTCCTTCCTCATGGCCAATCTTATCTAAATCGCTTCACTCTATTTTTAccatttaatcttttcttttctacttttgaCATTTTGTTATAATGTTCCTTTTTACCTgtttgataaattatttatatcaTCTGTCAcagattttatgttttataatttgaaaataatgacaGGATACATTAATTGGCATTTTGCATCTACTCACTAGATTTTCTTCCTGGATGTAAATGTCCCTTCAATGCTGAATTTCAGAAAAACTCACCATGGGGTAAAAAGAGATTCTATTCTGTTTAGGACAGCACATACAATTAACTAGACTAGTGCTGTTTTATTATGtcacatgcattaaaaaaattaagaggtgcaatctaaaatttaaagtttctgtaTATAGAGTACGTAGacattacaaaattaaattttatactgCAGGAAGTTGTAGCAGTTAAATAGAAAGCCCCAGAAACAGACTCTACACTTAATGCCTTGATCAACTTTCATAAAAAGTGGCTGAGTTTTGTGTCCAGCACTAGTGCTTGGAATATTTTCTACAGCAGCCTGATGctaaagtgcttttaaaattttttgtgtatCCTACTTTGTAGGTCTAATTTTCTATTATCCTCTTCATGTGTGGGCCCACTgaatgactttttaatttaactCTTATCTTTTTCTTAGTGTTTCTATAGTGAACAGACTTAGAAGAGAGTGATATTGTTATTCTTTGGAGACAAGTGTGTTTATTGCCTATTCCCTATGTCAAAGCAAAAATGGTGCCAGACTATgttaaacaggcaaggaaggCTTTCTTCAAGGCTATTTtagtaaaggagaaaaactataacAAGTCTGAACTTGGCAACTCTGACATcattagatgaatggataaagaagatatgatacatatatacaatggaatattactcagccatgaaaaagaacaaaataatgccatttgcagcaatatggatggatctagagattgtcatactgagtgaagtatgtcagacacagaaagacaaatatcatacatatatgtataactgattcactttgctgtacagcagaaactaacacaacattgtaaatcaactatactccaataaaaatcaatttaaaaataaagttaggcTTTCAAGAAAGTACACATTTGTTTGCATACACagaaacatctttttctttctataattccAAAACTATCcatgtttaaaacaataaattactATTTACTGAACAGTTACTAAGTGTTAGGCACTATTTTAGTTACAGGATACattagtaaacaaaaataaaaaatcctgcCTTCATGGATCTTCTATTCTACTGCAGAGACATAAAACCTAAACAATAAGCAAGATATATTAGTAAATTATATGTTAGAAGATTATGTGTGCTATGGGAAAAAAGTGGAGCAAGGTAAAGAGCAGAGGTGTTGGGGGTGATGATTTTAAATAGAGTGTCCAAGAAGACCTCTTTAAGAAGGGGTCATTCAagcaaatacatgaaagaagTGAGGAAGAACATTATAGAGACATAAATTGTCCCTCCTTTTTGTCACCTTTTATGAGTTAAAATCCAGTATCCATCCATGAACAAAAGTACCTCTCAGGGAGTTGGGGGATCCAGTATCATACACCAAAGGATCCAGGAGGAGTTTTTCCCACCTGTGCATTGGATAACAGGTAGATAAACCTTTTTATGCATTATGGAAATGGCAGGTATCTGTGAACTGGCTTCAGCCCCTCTTCATTACAGTAGGGGAGCACCTGCAAAGTGTTGACTTGGACATACACCCAAGGGTAAAAGAGCCTTTGTAGAAGTCCTGGTTTACAGAGGAGAGATGTCAGCACTCTGTTggagccaaaaaacaaaaaaacaaaaaaaaccccagaaaatacaaaaaaaaacaaacacaaaacaggTGCATTGGACAGTGTAAGAAGAAATTTGTCAGTGCCACACGTcccccaaggttgcacagcttgGGACTGAACTAGCTGACAACAACCTCTCctgagggaaaagggagagaaatgacTGAGTGCCCAGGTTCCCCAGCTGTGTGGGATGCTGCTGGAGAAAACTCTTTCTGTCCCAGAGCACCCAGCTACAGGCAAGACTTTCATGACTGGGTAGGGAGAGGAGATCAGGAAAGGCAGATAAAAATACGGGAGAGCATTTAAGGGATGTGGTTTCTGTTGACTGTGTTCAAGACTGTAGCAGCAAGTCCACCCACAAGCTGCTGGGAAAACCTCACTTGAGAATCCCCACAACTGGCCCATAGGCACCCCCAATACCCCAAGTGCAAAGCCCAAATCTCCCCCAACTCTTCAGCCAGCTCCTTGTGAATGTTCCTGAAGTGTCTGTGAGAGTAAGCTAAGGTAGACAGGGAGggcaaacagaaaacagaagagcatCTATGAACAACGGAGAAAGCACAAAGTTGAGCTACAGCACCAccttcaggaaaataaaagagaagtttcCAATATCTGATCTGACGTATTGTAAGATCAAGAGAAGAGATACAAACTTAAGAATTCTgctacataaaaagaaatgaagtactgatacaagcTGTAATATTAGATGAATCTTGAAagcatactaagtgaaaaaagccagtcatgTAGGACCACAtcatatatgattccatttatatgacatgtccagaaaaggcaaatctatacagacagaaagtaggttagtaaTTGCTTAGGAATGAAAGTGGGGTGGGAAGATTGGGCATGTGGGCTACAGGTGTGGATTAACTTCTTAGGCTAATAAAATGTTCTACAATTGATTGTAGTGATGGGTGTATAActatgtgaatatactaaaagccatttaATTGGACTCTTTACATGGTTGGCATATatggtacatgaattatatctcaataaaactgttaaaagaagAATTCTGCTACAAAAGGGAGCATGGATCAGGTGTATCCATGCAAAGTCAGGAAAGCCCAGGGTATAAGTAGGACCAACAAAAAGTATCTTCCACCTGAAGATGGCTAGTAAGGAATGGGGAAGGTGACAGCTACTTAAAATGCGAAAGTAGCAATGTAAATCTCCAAGATACACAATGAACCAAGGAAACATGACATGATCAAAAGATCACAATAATCCTCTAGTAAGTGAACCCAAAGACACAAAGATATGTGATTTGCccaataaataattcaaagtaaCTTTTTTGAAGAAACTTAATGAGctaaaacacaaaaagacaactcaaCAAAATCAAGAGAACAATACAGAAACGaaatgagaaatttaacaaagagatatgtcattaaaaaaagagagtcatACAGAAATTCTGGTGCTTAGGaatttaatgaatgaaattaaaatgcagtAAAGAACATCAACAGCAGAGTAGACCAAAGAGAAGATAGACTCAGTGAGTTAGAGAATAGGAACTTTGAAATAACtcagagaacaaaggaaaaagtatgaaaatagcAAAGAAAGCCTATGGGATctaatggacatcatcaaaagaACAAATCTCAGAATCATCGGATTTCTAGGAAAAGAAGACAGGGGAAGAGGACAGAAAGTTCATCTGGAGAAATAATAGTTGAGACCTTCTCAAACCTTGGGAGAGACTTGGACAcccaagttcatgaagctaatATGTTACCCCATTATTTCAATTCAGAATgatcttctccaagacacattataataaactttcaaaaatcaaaaacaaagagagaatactaaaagccgcaaaaaaataaagattgcaACCTACAAAGTAACCCTcattaggctatcagcagattcCTCAGCAGAAAATttacaggccaggagagagaagaatgatatattcaaagtgctgaattaagaaaaaaagccagCCAAGAGTACTCTATCTGGCAAAGTTATTcttcagaaacaaaggagaaataaagatttttccaaataaacaaaagctggGGGAGTACATcaatcaccactagacctgcctcacaaaacaatgttgaaatgctgaaaggagttctttaagctgaaatgaaagggTGATGATTagtaatatgaaaatatacaacacactGGAAAAAGTAAATATCTAGTCAGATttagaaattttgaattttgtaataTGATATTGTGTTAACTATTCAACTGTAGTATAAAGTTAAAATTAGAATGAGTATAACTACTATAATTTCTTCatgaatgcaaaat is part of the Balaenoptera musculus isolate JJ_BM4_2016_0621 chromosome 1, mBalMus1.pri.v3, whole genome shotgun sequence genome and encodes:
- the LOC118903762 gene encoding olfactory receptor 10R2 gives rise to the protein MDLVEIVSQTPYSLKVVCLKQRLSLRLYKLQEEETAWCGLQALILAMNHAVAVMESGFPHHSACHTFLITASLRSWQKTSPLSLSDLLLGFSSLGEIQFVLFVVFLFLYLVILSDNVTIVSVILLDKSLHTPMYFFLSTLSTLETFYTFVVLPKMFINLLSVARTISFTCCAIQMFFFLGFAITNCLLLGVMGYGHYAAICQPLHYPILMSWQVCGKLGATCGIGGFLASLTVVYLVFSLPFCSANKVNHYFCDISPVIHLACTNTDVHEFVIFICGVLVLVVPFLFICVSYICILRTILKSPSAEGRQKAFSTCASHLTVVIIHCGCASYIYLRPTANYVSKKDRLVMVTYTIVTPLLNPMVYSLRNKDVQVAIRKVLGKK